One stretch of Halalkalicoccus tibetensis DNA includes these proteins:
- a CDS encoding cation:proton antiporter — translation MTDLLGALGLIFVVSAVLLVVAHQFSIPVVPVYIITGLMLPPLVGQDLTLELAQWGIAFLVFVFGVNVEPTRLEAVTGDSEFVAAESVLILGGFGYGAALLLGLDALNAIYFSIAAALSSSLVGQDLIRREIYINLLYGRLVQSVHFIQDLIAIVLILVLSASVFTPDAIAAALGYGVLLLLIAVVVRVYLFGTLIRLSGGSDELLILTAIGMLIGFIIGSELAGVSIAIGAFAAGLAITKEFTQNLALLNGLDSLESFFSAIFFVVLGSLVTVPTLDVVIVAATLIVLIAILKPIVTIYLLLYRGYETRTACLTSFSLDQVSEFSLIIAIQAFILGRIAPDIFQAIILASAVTMITSTATKQFEEELYRFISRYPIFTSAHEKMAEQSNVESDLSDHIVLIGYGKLGTQVGKVCHELEEDLVVVDHDPDQLAWARREHSNYVFGDAMDPETWQRAGIDSCRLIYSTVPDRRLSERLLEIETEADVIVRADRTDEALDLFEQGAAYVNVPDFLASERLTDTVRDLLAGERTTETLRDDGTASLRDTQVDLQEAGPWNR, via the coding sequence ATGACTGATCTGCTCGGTGCGCTTGGGCTGATCTTCGTGGTTTCAGCAGTATTGCTTGTTGTCGCCCATCAATTTTCGATTCCAGTGGTGCCAGTCTATATTATCACTGGCCTCATGCTTCCTCCACTTGTCGGCCAAGATCTAACGCTGGAACTCGCTCAGTGGGGGATCGCGTTTCTTGTATTCGTTTTCGGTGTCAATGTCGAGCCCACGCGATTGGAAGCAGTCACAGGAGATAGTGAATTTGTCGCTGCCGAATCAGTACTCATTCTTGGAGGATTTGGCTATGGAGCGGCGCTGTTGCTCGGTCTCGATGCACTCAACGCAATATATTTCAGCATTGCAGCCGCTCTGAGTTCGTCACTCGTTGGTCAGGATTTGATTCGTCGTGAGATTTACATTAATCTGCTCTACGGCCGGCTCGTCCAGTCAGTCCATTTCATTCAAGATCTCATCGCCATTGTATTGATCCTCGTGTTGAGTGCGTCAGTATTCACACCCGATGCGATTGCAGCAGCACTTGGCTACGGCGTTCTTCTGCTCCTTATCGCAGTTGTGGTTCGTGTCTACTTGTTTGGAACACTAATTCGACTCTCAGGTGGGTCGGACGAGCTGCTGATCCTTACCGCTATTGGCATGCTCATCGGATTTATCATCGGTTCGGAGCTCGCGGGCGTCTCAATCGCTATTGGAGCCTTTGCGGCCGGGCTCGCGATCACGAAAGAGTTCACGCAGAATCTCGCGCTGCTTAATGGACTCGATTCGCTTGAATCATTCTTCAGTGCGATTTTCTTCGTTGTACTTGGGAGTCTGGTGACGGTCCCGACTCTTGATGTGGTGATTGTTGCAGCCACGCTAATAGTGCTAATCGCCATCCTGAAGCCGATCGTAACCATATACCTCCTTCTGTATCGAGGGTACGAAACGCGAACAGCATGTCTCACGAGCTTTAGCCTCGATCAAGTAAGCGAATTTAGTCTCATCATCGCAATTCAAGCGTTTATTCTTGGACGGATCGCCCCTGATATATTTCAGGCGATTATCCTTGCCTCAGCGGTAACGATGATCACCTCGACAGCGACAAAACAGTTCGAAGAGGAACTGTATCGATTCATTTCTCGCTATCCGATATTTACTTCTGCACACGAAAAAATGGCTGAACAGAGCAACGTCGAATCTGATCTGAGTGATCACATTGTTCTTATTGGCTACGGCAAGCTTGGTACACAAGTCGGGAAGGTCTGTCATGAGCTCGAAGAGGACCTTGTTGTCGTTGATCACGATCCCGACCAACTTGCATGGGCACGGCGAGAACACAGCAACTATGTCTTCGGTGATGCAATGGATCCAGAAACGTGGCAACGCGCTGGTATTGACTCGTGTCGACTAATCTATTCAACGGTTCCAGACCGACGTCTTTCGGAGCGACTGCTAGAAATTGAAACAGAGGCAGACGTGATCGTGCGCGCAGATCGAACTGATGAGGCACTCGACTTATTCGAACAAGGAGCGGCTTACGTGAACGTCCCCGATTTCCTTGCGTCTGAACGACTCACCGACACCGTCAGAGACCTCTTAGCGGGCGAGAGGACGACTGAAACGCTCAGAGACGATGGAACAGCTTCGCTTCGAGACACTCAAGTCGACCTCCAAGAAGCCGGCCCGTGGAATCGGTAG
- a CDS encoding ABC transporter ATP-binding protein — protein sequence MEATSTADRDTTIDPAIEVDGLTKTFGSSDDSVVAVEDVSFTIHPGSVVGVLGPNGAGKTTTIKSILGLIRPDKGTVYIDGVNIAERPQEAFSRVDAMLEGARNDYWRLTIRENLRYFATIGGDNPDVVADRHDRLLNKLDLAEKADEPVRDLSRGMKQKVSLASVLASDVSVAFLDEPTLGLDIESSLTLRQELGRIVEDRGLTVVLSSHDMDVIEDVCDRVIIMNDGQIIVDNEVEELLEKVETQRYRITVREASQKAMSTLDGRYQITNCERFDKRTRFELTATNEIFYQLTRDLEQADLTLDTIETIQPDLEEIFLEITEEDTS from the coding sequence ATGGAAGCTACGTCGACAGCTGATAGAGACACCACTATCGACCCAGCTATCGAGGTCGACGGTCTCACAAAGACGTTCGGTAGTAGTGATGACTCCGTGGTTGCAGTTGAGGATGTGTCGTTTACCATTCACCCTGGATCAGTCGTTGGAGTACTCGGTCCGAATGGAGCAGGGAAAACAACGACTATCAAGTCCATTCTCGGATTGATACGTCCTGACAAGGGAACAGTCTATATCGATGGTGTCAATATCGCCGAACGTCCACAAGAGGCGTTTAGTCGAGTTGATGCAATGCTAGAGGGGGCACGCAATGACTACTGGCGACTCACGATTCGAGAGAACCTCCGCTATTTTGCGACTATCGGTGGGGACAATCCAGACGTAGTCGCCGACAGACATGATCGGCTGCTTAACAAGCTTGACTTAGCTGAGAAAGCTGATGAGCCTGTCCGGGACCTTTCCCGAGGGATGAAACAGAAAGTGTCCTTGGCGAGCGTCCTTGCCAGTGATGTTTCAGTAGCGTTTCTCGATGAGCCGACTCTTGGATTGGACATCGAGAGTTCGCTCACACTGCGCCAAGAATTAGGACGTATTGTCGAGGATCGCGGCCTTACTGTCGTTCTTTCGAGCCACGATATGGATGTTATCGAAGACGTCTGTGATCGCGTAATCATCATGAACGACGGCCAAATCATTGTTGACAACGAGGTAGAGGAGCTACTTGAGAAGGTTGAGACACAACGATATCGTATTACCGTTCGAGAGGCCAGTCAGAAAGCGATGTCTACGCTTGATGGGCGCTACCAGATTACGAATTGTGAACGGTTTGATAAGAGGACACGTTTTGAGCTCACTGCTACCAACGAGATATTTTACCAATTGACGCGTGATCTTGAGCAGGCTGATTTGACACTCGATACTATTGAGACAATTCAACCCGATCTAGAAGAAATCTTTCTCGAAATTACCGAGGAAGACACGTCATGA
- a CDS encoding ABC transporter permease — protein sequence MGQFVFFAMVFFGGQAVAGPTFSDSIEALIIGYFLWTLSGQSYQGVVTIITREASWGTLERHFISPFGFGPVLLAKVAARVLRVVVVSLIVLVLMMLLTWTWLDMHVLTVVPILTLSILSVIGLGFAMGGLAVLYKQIDSITALFNFILIGLIGAPVLNVEWLRAFPLVQGSAMLQEAITDGIRIWEFDLVALGILGAVAVGYFVIGFLGFYITQRRARNLGVLGDY from the coding sequence ATGGGACAATTCGTGTTTTTCGCAATGGTGTTCTTTGGCGGGCAGGCAGTTGCCGGTCCAACGTTCTCTGATTCGATTGAGGCGCTTATTATTGGATACTTCCTGTGGACACTTTCGGGCCAGTCCTATCAGGGCGTGGTAACTATAATCACACGTGAAGCCTCCTGGGGAACTCTTGAACGACATTTTATCAGTCCCTTTGGTTTTGGACCGGTGTTGCTCGCAAAAGTTGCTGCACGGGTTCTGAGAGTGGTTGTTGTTTCATTGATTGTTCTGGTGTTAATGATGCTTCTCACATGGACGTGGTTAGACATGCACGTATTGACTGTTGTACCCATTCTCACGCTCAGTATTCTCTCAGTAATTGGTCTTGGATTCGCTATGGGGGGATTGGCGGTGCTCTACAAGCAGATCGATAGCATTACGGCTCTATTTAACTTCATATTGATTGGTCTGATCGGTGCTCCTGTTCTTAATGTGGAATGGTTACGGGCATTCCCCTTGGTTCAAGGGAGTGCGATGCTCCAAGAAGCAATAACCGATGGGATCCGCATCTGGGAATTTGATCTGGTAGCGTTGGGAATTCTTGGAGCCGTTGCTGTAGGGTATTTCGTGATTGGGTTCCTAGGATTCTACATCACCCAACGTAGGGCGCGGAATCTAGGTGTCCTTGGCGATTACTGA
- a CDS encoding type II CAAX endopeptidase family protein codes for MNLTLQNSVITLVTVLLIAIAGFLLGAVLTSVGIGILSVFGVDVFEQSVLLIVINVLALQGLGFGSVALFYLLTRNEGMDLLMVSIPDFRDLLAIISGLVSLFVVLVGVQIVQTAFGIQSADHGLVERGMQNPELLLILVPLSILLVGPGEELLFRGVIQQLLRIRFGTIIGITIASVIFSIAHVGSLSGEGLFPTLITYVLLSVILGVSYEYSENLVVPSMIHGLFNAVQFIIIYLVVTSESQILII; via the coding sequence ATGAATCTGACCCTCCAGAATTCCGTTATCACGCTTGTAACCGTGCTCCTCATTGCGATTGCGGGATTCCTTCTCGGCGCAGTGCTAACCTCTGTTGGCATTGGTATTCTCAGTGTCTTCGGAGTTGACGTTTTCGAACAGTCGGTCCTGCTGATCGTTATCAATGTTCTTGCACTCCAAGGTCTTGGCTTTGGTTCAGTCGCACTGTTCTATCTACTGACTCGTAATGAGGGAATGGATTTGCTCATGGTATCGATACCAGACTTCCGTGACCTACTTGCGATCATCAGTGGGTTAGTCTCGCTATTTGTCGTGCTAGTCGGAGTTCAAATCGTCCAGACGGCGTTTGGTATTCAGTCGGCTGATCACGGTCTCGTTGAACGTGGCATGCAGAATCCTGAACTCCTCCTCATACTCGTTCCATTGTCGATTCTCCTTGTCGGCCCTGGTGAGGAGCTCCTCTTTCGTGGTGTTATTCAGCAGTTACTTCGAATTCGTTTTGGAACTATTATTGGAATCACTATTGCAAGCGTGATCTTTTCCATTGCTCATGTCGGCTCACTCAGTGGTGAAGGACTCTTTCCGACGCTCATTACTTATGTTCTCTTGAGCGTTATTCTTGGAGTGAGCTATGAGTATAGTGAAAATCTTGTTGTCCCCTCAATGATCCATGGGTTGTTCAATGCAGTTCAATTTATTATCATTTACTTGGTGGTAACAAGCGAGTCTCAAATACTCATAATCTGA
- a CDS encoding HD domain-containing protein: protein MKQELGLLAREISLPYYDDALPAHDKFHAQRVHDLAIRLANDHKTTVDRDVLSAATWLHDIGRPRERRGLIDDHDKWAARKAGQLLKAEGATSDQTEAVKHCIKAHSIRPSSPEPESLEAQLLFDADKLEAAGARGIIRLACIIGERSGRTGEKYAIIDDSSVSESATSDTPDIELLRDWARERLDLLYTRPGRRLGTSRWNFMNEFFSQFEREIGIEGER from the coding sequence ATGAAGCAGGAACTGGGCCTACTCGCTCGAGAGATATCGTTGCCGTATTATGACGATGCTCTACCAGCACACGATAAGTTTCATGCGCAACGAGTCCATGACTTGGCAATTCGGTTAGCAAATGACCATAAGACGACTGTTGACAGAGATGTTCTTTCTGCAGCAACCTGGTTACATGATATTGGTCGACCACGAGAACGGAGGGGTCTAATTGATGATCACGACAAATGGGCTGCAAGAAAAGCTGGGCAGCTTTTAAAGGCTGAAGGAGCCACATCTGATCAAACTGAAGCCGTCAAGCACTGCATCAAAGCACACAGCATTCGGCCGAGTTCTCCAGAGCCTGAGTCCCTTGAGGCACAATTACTCTTTGATGCAGACAAGCTGGAAGCTGCTGGTGCCCGTGGTATCATTCGTCTGGCTTGCATTATTGGCGAGAGGTCGGGCAGAACAGGGGAAAAGTACGCAATAATCGATGACTCATCCGTTTCTGAATCGGCTACCTCGGATACCCCAGATATCGAGTTACTAAGAGACTGGGCAAGGGAACGCCTGGATCTCCTGTACACGCGACCAGGTCGTCGACTTGGAACATCCCGATGGAACTTTATGAACGAATTCTTCTCTCAATTTGAGAGAGAAATCGGGATAGAAGGCGAGAGATAA
- a CDS encoding HAD family hydrolase: MKYDAVLFDFDGVLVEPPSLEAFYEALRRVYDSFDLSRPSKEEVSAFFAGNLEAISRRCRQLGIDTNRFCGQAAKEAIRTQRKEIKVGMRSAYEDVSALVSLSPSCGVVSDNHPSIVSMTLQQFGIARHFETIHGCPLTPTGFKRRKPNPYNLEAAMVTLNVEPDRVLYVGDQSVDIDAADNAGVDSAYLSRDGSEIDRTPTYQLSSLRELPTVIEQDSRWRCYLSSLLTRFTRPLRGDP; the protein is encoded by the coding sequence ATGAAATACGATGCCGTCCTGTTCGACTTCGATGGTGTTCTTGTTGAGCCACCGTCGTTGGAAGCCTTTTACGAGGCACTTAGACGAGTATACGATTCCTTCGACCTCTCTCGACCATCTAAAGAAGAGGTATCAGCTTTTTTCGCGGGGAACCTCGAGGCGATCTCAAGGCGGTGTCGGCAACTCGGCATTGATACGAACCGGTTCTGTGGACAGGCGGCAAAGGAGGCGATCCGCACCCAGCGCAAGGAGATTAAGGTAGGAATGCGGTCAGCCTACGAGGACGTCTCCGCGCTCGTCTCGCTCTCACCATCGTGTGGCGTCGTCAGCGACAACCACCCAAGTATCGTTTCGATGACGCTCCAGCAGTTCGGGATCGCTCGTCATTTCGAGACGATTCATGGTTGTCCACTCACGCCAACTGGATTTAAACGCCGAAAGCCGAACCCGTACAACCTCGAAGCAGCAATGGTCACTCTCAATGTAGAACCTGATCGAGTGCTATACGTCGGCGACCAATCCGTCGACATCGACGCTGCTGACAATGCGGGCGTCGATTCGGCATACCTTTCCCGTGATGGGTCTGAGATCGACCGAACGCCCACCTACCAGCTATCGTCGCTGCGCGAGCTTCCGACAGTTATTGAACAAGACAGTCGATGGCGATGCTATCTTTCTTCTCTCCTCACTCGTTTCACTCGCCCGTTGAGGGGGGATCCTTAG
- the uppS gene encoding polyprenyl diphosphate synthase codes for MNKWLWDQVNSIYERLLSEEVTGTPTHVAVIQDGNRRYARQQGDEAHQGHRAGVQTTEQVLEWCYQIGIKELTLYTFSTENFKRPDKENEPLFDLLCEKLREFADSEQVHEKEVQIRVIGAINRLPERVQNAITYTTTQTQDYNQFVLNIALAYGGRSQLLKAARNIAEDVEAGDIRPEAIDIGMIENKLYERPIRDVDLIIRTGGGERTSNFLPWHANGNEAAVFFSTPYWPEFSKKDFLRGIRTYEHRQNSWKRTRARRALALLHSLKTQELPKARAIATQFQHSLPVSERSDKNNPATTDSAETTTD; via the coding sequence ATGAACAAGTGGCTTTGGGACCAAGTAAATTCGATTTATGAGCGGTTGCTTTCTGAGGAAGTTACAGGTACTCCCACCCATGTTGCTGTAATCCAAGATGGAAATCGCCGCTACGCTCGCCAACAAGGTGATGAGGCGCATCAAGGACATCGTGCGGGTGTACAGACAACAGAACAGGTCCTTGAATGGTGTTACCAGATAGGGATCAAAGAATTAACTCTATATACATTTTCGACCGAGAACTTCAAGCGGCCGGATAAAGAGAATGAGCCATTATTTGACCTTCTCTGTGAAAAGCTCCGCGAATTTGCTGATTCGGAACAGGTTCATGAGAAGGAAGTACAAATTCGTGTAATCGGTGCAATTAATCGCCTTCCGGAACGGGTTCAAAATGCAATTACTTACACTACAACTCAGACCCAAGATTATAATCAGTTTGTTCTCAATATTGCACTAGCATATGGCGGCCGTTCACAACTTCTCAAAGCTGCGCGAAATATTGCTGAAGATGTTGAAGCTGGCGATATTAGACCAGAAGCGATTGATATTGGGATGATTGAAAACAAACTCTACGAGAGACCAATCCGAGATGTGGATCTTATCATTAGAACGGGAGGTGGGGAACGTACCTCCAACTTCCTTCCATGGCATGCAAATGGAAACGAGGCAGCAGTATTCTTTTCTACCCCATACTGGCCAGAATTCTCGAAAAAGGACTTCCTGAGGGGAATTCGAACCTATGAACATCGGCAAAACTCTTGGAAGAGAACACGTGCCCGTCGTGCTCTTGCTCTGCTTCATTCATTAAAAACCCAAGAGCTGCCTAAAGCACGTGCAATTGCCACGCAGTTCCAACACTCACTGCCTGTTTCAGAACGATCAGACAAGAACAACCCTGCAACAACAGACTCAGCCGAGACTACAACGGACTAA
- a CDS encoding winged helix-turn-helix domain-containing protein — protein MSEDPPSEKLFALLDDEYARTILTKTSEQPMSAKALGDVCDASLPTIYRRIDRLLECDLLVEQTEFQNEGRHYSIYEARLERVTVELADGALNVTMTTKEKPDPADRFTDIWEDIR, from the coding sequence GTGAGTGAGGATCCGCCTTCGGAGAAGCTATTCGCACTACTCGACGATGAGTATGCGCGAACGATCCTCACAAAGACAAGTGAACAACCGATGTCCGCAAAAGCACTCGGCGATGTCTGTGATGCTTCACTTCCTACCATCTATAGACGGATTGACCGGTTGCTTGAATGTGACTTACTCGTTGAGCAGACTGAATTCCAGAATGAAGGCCGTCACTACAGTATCTATGAGGCCCGTTTAGAAAGAGTCACAGTCGAACTTGCAGATGGAGCCCTGAATGTAACGATGACGACAAAAGAGAAACCTGATCCAGCTGATCGCTTCACAGATATTTGGGAGGATATCCGATGA